In Actinomadura citrea, a single window of DNA contains:
- a CDS encoding ribonuclease HII, whose protein sequence is MLRAAGYEIEEELRAAPSGSGRPIVIAGVDEVGRGAWAGPVVVCAAVTDLSPPPVLPGRGKKTVALTDSKLLTHAHREAFAEILPDWLAGHAIGASSPEEIDELGMTAALRRAAVRALESLPVQPDVVILDGKHDFLSRPWRVRCEIKADQRSVTVAAGSVLAKVHRDRLMADLDGEFPGYGFADSAGYPSPVHQKALEKHGPTPHHRLSWSYLDDLPRWRHMKKHRDPLAGEGQLSLL, encoded by the coding sequence GTGCTGCGGGCTGCGGGCTACGAGATCGAGGAGGAGCTGCGGGCCGCGCCGTCCGGGAGCGGCCGCCCGATCGTGATCGCGGGAGTGGACGAGGTCGGGCGCGGCGCATGGGCGGGTCCCGTCGTGGTGTGCGCGGCGGTGACGGATCTGAGCCCGCCGCCGGTCCTGCCTGGACGCGGGAAGAAGACGGTCGCGCTGACCGACTCCAAGCTCCTGACGCATGCTCACCGCGAGGCGTTCGCGGAAATCCTTCCTGACTGGCTGGCCGGGCACGCCATAGGCGCGTCCAGCCCGGAAGAAATCGACGAGCTGGGGATGACCGCCGCCCTGAGGCGGGCAGCCGTCCGCGCGTTGGAGTCGCTGCCCGTCCAGCCCGATGTGGTCATCCTCGACGGCAAGCACGATTTCCTCAGCCGTCCCTGGCGCGTCCGGTGCGAGATCAAGGCCGACCAGAGGTCGGTCACCGTCGCTGCCGGGTCCGTCTTGGCGAAGGTCCATCGGGACAGGCTCATGGCGGATCTGGACGGCGAGTTCCCCGGCTACGGGTTCGCCGACAGCGCCGGATACCCCTCACCCGTCCATCAGAAGGCCTTGGAGAAGCACGGGCCCACGCCGCATCACAGACTGTCCTGGTCGTACCTGGACGACCTCCCACGCTGGCGGCACATGAAGAAGCACCGCGATCCGCTCGCCGGTGAAGGACAGCTCAGCCTGCTGTGA
- a CDS encoding endonuclease, with protein sequence MDAVVKKLLRESGGTFAEEAGITLKDQPAALFKLLVLANLLSARISSDIALAAARELFEAGGGTARGMARLTWQERVDALGRGHYVRYDESTASRLGDMAEIVEDRYKGDLRRLAVEAGRDPEKAADLLREFPGIGPTGVDIFCREAQAIWPWLRPYVDDQVKKGAERLGLPSDAGELASQVPEKDLARLTAALVRVARDKKFADHLKAA encoded by the coding sequence ATGGATGCCGTCGTCAAGAAGCTGCTGCGGGAATCCGGCGGGACGTTCGCCGAGGAGGCCGGCATAACCCTGAAGGACCAGCCCGCCGCACTGTTCAAGCTGCTCGTCCTGGCCAACCTGCTGAGCGCCCGCATCTCCTCGGACATCGCCCTCGCCGCCGCCCGCGAGCTGTTCGAGGCAGGGGGCGGCACGGCACGCGGCATGGCCAGGCTCACCTGGCAGGAGCGCGTCGACGCGCTCGGCCGGGGCCACTACGTCCGCTACGACGAGAGCACCGCGTCCCGGCTGGGCGACATGGCGGAGATCGTCGAGGACAGGTACAAGGGCGATCTGAGGCGGCTCGCCGTCGAAGCCGGACGCGACCCCGAGAAGGCGGCGGACCTGCTGCGGGAGTTCCCCGGCATCGGCCCCACCGGAGTGGACATCTTCTGCCGCGAGGCGCAGGCCATCTGGCCATGGCTCCGCCCCTACGTCGACGACCAGGTGAAGAAGGGCGCCGAGCGGCTCGGCCTGCCCAGCGACGCCGGGGAACTCGCCTCGCAGGTGCCGGAGAAGGACCTGGCACGGCTCACCGCGGCGCTCGTCAGGGTGGCCCGGGACAAGAAGTTCGCCGACCACCTGAAGGCCGCGTGA
- a CDS encoding nitroreductase family protein: MSTQPQYPVVPAPRFDVPPEQSVERARAFADTMTLRRTVRDFSDRPVPREVVEHAIRGAATAPSGANLQPWRFVVVTDPERKRRLRDAAEREEREFYEKRASQEWLDALAPLGTDWRKPFLEDAPAVIIVFEVHKGPETPRPYYVKESVGIAVGFLLAGLHQAGLATLTHTPSPMRFLNEVCDRPQEERAYVVIPVGYPADDAMVPDIARKQVDEVALWT; the protein is encoded by the coding sequence ATGAGCACCCAGCCGCAGTACCCCGTCGTGCCGGCGCCCCGTTTCGACGTCCCGCCCGAGCAGTCGGTCGAGCGTGCCCGGGCGTTCGCCGACACGATGACGCTGCGCCGCACCGTCCGGGACTTCTCCGACCGCCCGGTGCCGCGCGAGGTCGTCGAGCACGCGATCCGGGGCGCGGCGACGGCGCCCAGTGGAGCCAACCTGCAGCCGTGGCGTTTCGTGGTGGTGACCGACCCGGAGCGCAAGAGGCGCCTCAGAGACGCCGCAGAGCGGGAGGAGCGGGAGTTCTACGAAAAGCGCGCCTCACAGGAGTGGCTGGACGCGCTGGCTCCCCTCGGCACCGACTGGCGCAAGCCGTTCCTTGAGGACGCCCCCGCGGTCATCATCGTCTTCGAAGTGCACAAGGGCCCTGAGACGCCGCGTCCGTACTACGTGAAGGAGTCCGTAGGCATCGCCGTGGGGTTCCTGTTGGCCGGACTCCACCAGGCGGGCTTGGCGACCCTTACCCACACCCCGAGCCCCATGCGCTTCCTGAACGAGGTGTGCGACCGCCCACAGGAGGAACGCGCTTACGTCGTGATCCCCGTCGGCTACCCCGCGGACGACGCGATGGTGCCCGACATCGCCCGCAAGCAGGTGGACGAGGTCGCCCTCTGGACGTGA
- a CDS encoding TerD family protein, with translation MSMQKGANTAVPVPSVRVELGWQGGPGVPDADASALLLADTGRVRSDDDFVFYNQPVHGSGAVRHEGKQQGPTVLDVLAVDLNRVEPAIDKIVIAASSDGGTFSKFQGLYVRVVDAAAGAEVARFESQGATTETAFVLGELYRRQGAWKFRAIGQGYDSGLAGLATDFGISVDEPGQAAPPAPPQPPPAPPQPQAPPPQAPQEQYAPPGGQYVPPPPPGGQYAPPPPPPGGQYTPPPGQYAPPPGQYPPPPGQYAPPPPGQYQPPADQYAPPAGQHQPPPGQYAPPPPAGAAPPQQQGGKISLTKNAPSVSLTKHGATGGHMRVNLNWTAREGAAKGLLGKRRRGVDLDLDLCCLWELKDGRKGIIHALGDMGALDRPPFIKLDKDDRTGAVETGENLHINLDHTADFKRILVFAEIYDGADDFRGMDAVATLFPVGAPPIEMHMNDCMDASRDAVLALIENVNGELVVRREGRYVMPPPGRPRWGKMTVDQAYGWNLEWVASRGKD, from the coding sequence ATGTCGATGCAGAAGGGCGCCAACACGGCGGTTCCGGTTCCTTCGGTGCGGGTCGAGCTCGGCTGGCAGGGCGGCCCCGGCGTGCCCGACGCGGACGCCTCGGCGCTCCTGCTGGCGGACACCGGACGGGTCCGCTCGGACGACGATTTCGTCTTCTACAACCAGCCCGTGCACGGTTCGGGCGCGGTGCGGCACGAGGGCAAGCAGCAGGGGCCGACCGTCCTTGACGTCTTGGCGGTCGACCTGAACCGGGTCGAGCCCGCCATCGACAAGATAGTCATCGCCGCGTCCTCGGACGGTGGGACGTTCTCCAAGTTCCAGGGGCTCTACGTGCGCGTGGTGGACGCCGCGGCCGGCGCGGAGGTCGCCAGGTTCGAAAGCCAGGGCGCCACCACCGAGACGGCGTTCGTGCTCGGCGAGCTCTACCGCAGGCAGGGCGCGTGGAAGTTCCGTGCGATCGGCCAGGGCTACGACTCCGGGCTCGCCGGGCTGGCCACCGACTTCGGCATCAGCGTCGACGAACCCGGCCAGGCGGCGCCTCCCGCACCTCCGCAGCCGCCGCCCGCGCCGCCGCAGCCGCAGGCCCCGCCCCCGCAGGCGCCGCAGGAGCAGTACGCGCCCCCCGGCGGTCAGTACGTACCTCCGCCGCCTCCCGGCGGCCAGTACGCGCCCCCGCCCCCGCCTCCTGGCGGGCAGTACACGCCTCCGCCCGGCCAGTACGCCCCGCCGCCTGGTCAGTACCCGCCTCCGCCCGGGCAGTACGCGCCTCCGCCTCCCGGCCAGTACCAGCCCCCGGCGGACCAGTACGCCCCGCCCGCCGGCCAGCACCAGCCGCCGCCCGGGCAGTACGCGCCCCCGCCTCCTGCCGGGGCCGCGCCGCCGCAGCAGCAGGGCGGCAAGATCTCCCTGACGAAGAACGCGCCGTCGGTGTCGCTCACCAAGCACGGGGCGACGGGCGGCCACATGCGCGTCAACCTCAACTGGACGGCGCGCGAGGGCGCGGCCAAGGGGCTGCTCGGCAAGCGCCGCCGCGGCGTCGACCTCGACCTCGACCTGTGCTGCCTGTGGGAGCTGAAGGACGGCCGGAAGGGCATCATCCACGCTCTCGGCGACATGGGCGCGCTGGACCGCCCGCCGTTCATCAAGCTCGACAAGGACGACCGCACCGGCGCGGTCGAAACCGGGGAGAACCTCCACATCAACCTCGACCACACGGCGGACTTCAAGCGGATCCTGGTGTTCGCGGAGATCTACGACGGCGCGGACGACTTCCGGGGCATGGACGCGGTCGCCACGCTGTTCCCGGTGGGCGCGCCGCCGATCGAGATGCACATGAACGACTGCATGGACGCCTCCCGCGACGCGGTCCTGGCACTCATCGAGAACGTGAACGGGGAGCTGGTCGTCCGCCGTGAGGGCCGGTACGTCATGCCGCCGCCCGGCCGTCCGCGCTGGGGCAAGATGACGGTCGACCAGGCGTACGGCTGGAACCTGGAGTGGGTCGCCTCGCGCGGCAAGGACTGA
- a CDS encoding TetR/AcrR family transcriptional regulator: MSGTRSAVDRLLDDGTGRRPRADARRNVERLVAAAREAAGEIGGEVTAHEIARRAGVGVGTFYRRVSTLETLLEAVLAEVLGEIVAKGDEGLADPDPWEGFSEFATSYTRLRNELCDINYALGGGIDHARAELRERIRLLVERAQGAGAMRADITWQDVAFLLVSVSTGDHTVGLQAGDQQRDRNLRIVLDGLRTPEPAPLPGAPPTDSSG, from the coding sequence ATGAGCGGTACCAGGAGCGCCGTGGACCGGCTGCTGGACGACGGCACGGGCCGCCGCCCGCGGGCCGACGCCCGGCGCAACGTGGAACGTCTCGTCGCGGCGGCGCGCGAGGCGGCCGGCGAGATCGGCGGCGAGGTCACGGCCCACGAGATCGCGCGCCGCGCCGGGGTGGGCGTCGGAACGTTCTACCGGCGCGTCAGCACGCTGGAGACGCTGCTCGAAGCGGTCCTCGCCGAGGTGCTCGGCGAGATCGTCGCCAAGGGCGACGAGGGGCTCGCCGATCCCGACCCCTGGGAGGGCTTCAGCGAGTTCGCGACGTCCTACACCCGGCTTCGCAACGAACTGTGCGACATCAACTACGCGCTGGGCGGCGGCATCGACCACGCGCGCGCGGAACTGCGCGAGCGCATCCGTCTCCTCGTGGAGCGGGCCCAGGGCGCCGGTGCCATGCGCGCGGACATCACCTGGCAGGACGTCGCGTTCCTGCTGGTGTCGGTCTCCACCGGCGATCACACGGTGGGCCTGCAGGCGGGTGACCAGCAGCGGGACCGCAACCTGCGGATCGTCCTGGACGGCCTGCGCACGCCCGAACCCGCGCCGCTGCCGGGAGCGCCGCCCACCGACTCGTCCGGGTGA
- a CDS encoding MFS transporter produces the protein MASGHGGSPAMKITALAAGFVMASVDATVMQIAGATVQERLHAPLSRLTWAVDGYVLTFAALLMLAGGLAGRLGARRVYLWGMAVFLTASLAAALAPAIEVLIAARLVQGAGAALFMPSSLALLVDAFPDPRRRTRVLGLWSAIVSSSIALGPTAGGVLVSTLGWRSIFLLNVPFAIVGMALARRHIAPVPGRRAPLALPGHAALAAGLGALSFALIEGPHRGWTSLPVLTAIAVALGTTALLFLRERRAPAGVMPWALFRGPRFTGANTVGFLFNAAFFGTLFLVGLYFQHGAGAGPLRAGLMVLPMTVFIPLSNLAFAHLSARVKAGPLLTASLLLAAAASFALTTITPSSPYWTTAAALAATGIAGGIISPAMTAVMVDAAGPGNGNVAGSVLNTGRQIGTLIGIAVIGAVLGASTNWTTSATIAFSLVGAAYLTAALAAWRLIARPERTSQQEQHPTPEPTPCPHHQTA, from the coding sequence ATGGCATCCGGACACGGAGGCTCCCCCGCCATGAAGATCACCGCGCTCGCCGCGGGCTTCGTGATGGCGAGCGTGGACGCCACGGTCATGCAGATCGCCGGGGCGACCGTCCAGGAGCGCCTGCACGCCCCGCTGAGCCGCCTCACCTGGGCCGTCGACGGCTATGTGCTGACGTTCGCCGCCCTGCTGATGCTGGCGGGCGGTCTCGCCGGGCGACTCGGAGCCCGGCGGGTCTACCTGTGGGGCATGGCGGTGTTCCTCACCGCCTCGCTGGCCGCCGCGCTCGCCCCCGCGATCGAGGTCCTCATCGCGGCCCGGCTCGTCCAGGGCGCGGGCGCGGCGTTGTTCATGCCGAGCTCGCTGGCACTGCTGGTCGACGCGTTCCCGGACCCGCGGCGCCGCACGCGCGTGCTCGGCCTGTGGTCGGCGATCGTGTCGTCCTCGATCGCCCTCGGCCCGACGGCCGGCGGCGTCCTGGTGAGCACGCTCGGCTGGCGCAGCATCTTCCTGCTCAACGTGCCGTTCGCGATCGTGGGCATGGCGCTGGCCCGCCGCCACATCGCCCCCGTCCCCGGCCGCCGCGCCCCGCTCGCCCTCCCCGGCCACGCCGCACTGGCCGCCGGCCTCGGCGCCCTGAGCTTCGCCCTGATCGAAGGACCGCACCGCGGCTGGACGTCCCTGCCGGTCCTCACCGCGATCGCCGTGGCGCTGGGCACCACCGCCCTCCTCTTCCTGAGGGAGCGCCGCGCCCCCGCCGGCGTGATGCCATGGGCGCTGTTCCGCGGCCCGCGCTTCACCGGCGCCAACACCGTGGGGTTCCTGTTCAACGCCGCGTTCTTCGGAACGCTCTTCCTGGTCGGCCTCTACTTCCAGCACGGCGCGGGCGCCGGCCCGCTCCGGGCGGGTCTGATGGTCCTCCCGATGACCGTCTTCATCCCGCTGAGCAACCTGGCCTTCGCGCACCTGTCCGCCCGCGTCAAAGCCGGACCCCTGCTGACCGCCTCCCTCCTCCTGGCGGCCGCGGCCTCGTTCGCGCTGACCACGATCACCCCGTCCAGCCCCTACTGGACGACCGCCGCGGCCCTGGCGGCGACCGGCATCGCGGGCGGCATCATCTCCCCCGCCATGACGGCCGTCATGGTCGACGCCGCGGGCCCCGGAAACGGCAACGTCGCCGGCTCCGTCCTCAACACGGGCCGCCAGATAGGCACGCTCATCGGCATCGCGGTCATCGGCGCCGTCCTGGGCGCGTCCACCAACTGGACGACCAGCGCGACCATCGCGTTCTCACTGGTCGGAGCCGCCTACCTCACCGCAGCCCTGGCAGCCTGGCGCCTGATAGCCCGCCCCGAGCGAACCAGCCAACAGGAACAACATCCCACCCCGGAACCCACTCCATGCCCCCACCACCAAACAGCCTGA
- a CDS encoding lipoate--protein ligase family protein, translating into MHGEYKVPGGKLVVADVDVVDGLLRGPRISGDFFLEPDDALETINAALDGLPAGLDARAIGVRVQAGLPRDTVMLGITAEAVGIAVRRAVARASDWREHDWRLIHEPPQDPALHMALDQVLAEEVGAGRRPPTLRVWEWASPAVVIGSFQSLRNEVDAAEAERRGVDVVRRISGGGAMFIEPGNTITYSLYAPESLVAGMSFAESYAFLDDWVLGALGELGIRAWYQPLNDITSDHGKIAGAAQKRLAAGAVLHHVTMAYDIDADAMMKVLRIGREKISDKGIASAVKRVDPLRRQTGLPREEIIDRMIAHFRGRYGLSDDRVTEDERRLADKYATDKFTTPAWTARVP; encoded by the coding sequence ATGCACGGTGAGTACAAGGTCCCGGGCGGCAAGCTGGTCGTCGCCGATGTCGACGTCGTGGACGGGCTGCTGCGCGGCCCGAGGATCAGCGGCGACTTCTTCTTGGAGCCGGACGACGCCCTTGAAACGATCAACGCGGCCCTGGACGGGCTGCCCGCCGGGCTCGACGCCCGGGCGATCGGGGTCCGCGTCCAGGCGGGCCTTCCGCGGGACACGGTGATGCTCGGCATCACCGCCGAGGCCGTGGGGATCGCGGTGCGGCGGGCCGTCGCGCGGGCGTCCGACTGGCGCGAGCACGACTGGCGGCTCATCCACGAGCCGCCGCAGGACCCCGCACTGCACATGGCCCTCGACCAGGTGCTCGCCGAGGAGGTCGGGGCGGGACGGCGCCCGCCGACGCTGCGGGTGTGGGAGTGGGCGTCGCCGGCGGTGGTCATCGGCAGCTTCCAGTCGCTGCGCAACGAGGTCGACGCCGCCGAGGCCGAGCGCCGCGGCGTGGACGTGGTCCGCCGGATCAGCGGCGGTGGCGCGATGTTCATCGAGCCGGGCAACACCATCACCTACTCGCTCTACGCGCCGGAGAGCCTGGTGGCGGGGATGTCCTTCGCGGAGAGCTACGCCTTCCTCGACGACTGGGTGCTGGGCGCGCTGGGCGAACTCGGCATCAGGGCCTGGTACCAGCCGCTGAACGACATCACCTCCGACCACGGCAAGATCGCCGGGGCCGCGCAGAAACGGCTCGCCGCCGGCGCCGTGCTGCACCACGTGACCATGGCCTACGACATCGACGCGGACGCGATGATGAAGGTGCTCCGCATCGGCCGGGAGAAGATCTCCGACAAGGGCATCGCCAGTGCGGTCAAGCGCGTGGACCCGCTCCGCCGCCAGACCGGCCTGCCCCGCGAAGAGATCATCGATCGCATGATCGCCCATTTCCGCGGCCGCTACGGCCTTTCCGACGACCGCGTGACCGAGGACGAACGACGCCTCGCCGACAAGTACGCGACCGACAAGTTCACCACCCCCGCTTGGACCGCCCGAGTCCCCTGA
- a CDS encoding winged helix-turn-helix transcriptional regulator, with the protein MPKPGRPVRGSSGGRPLMAALDLFGRRWTLRIVWELQDRPLGFRTLQQRCDDMSSSVLRQRLLELIDAGLVHQTPENLYALTELGRDAREALRPLSRWSDRWAAALDEGPG; encoded by the coding sequence ATGCCGAAACCGGGAAGACCGGTGCGCGGCTCGTCCGGGGGCCGCCCGCTGATGGCGGCCCTGGACCTCTTCGGGCGCCGCTGGACCTTGCGCATCGTCTGGGAATTGCAGGACCGGCCTCTCGGCTTCCGCACCCTCCAGCAGCGCTGCGACGACATGTCCTCCAGCGTCCTGCGGCAGCGGCTCCTCGAACTGATCGACGCGGGCCTCGTCCACCAGACGCCCGAGAACCTGTACGCCCTGACCGAGCTGGGCCGGGATGCCCGCGAGGCACTCCGTCCGCTGTCGCGATGGTCCGACCGGTGGGCCGCGGCGCTCGACGAGGGCCCCGGCTGA
- a CDS encoding carboxymuconolactone decarboxylase family protein: MPRIAPLDPPYTTEIAAALARWMPPDVARDPLVLFRTLHRNPELASRMRVLGAGLLAHGRLPARDREIIIDRTCARAGCEYEWGVHAATFGEAAGLSREQLQATVSGDGAPWSPKERLLLSAADELHDSARMSPRTWTALAEHYDEPQLLELLVLTGWYRTISQLINTLEIDNEPWAPAFPTSPPR, encoded by the coding sequence GTGCCGCGCATCGCCCCGCTCGATCCCCCGTACACCACCGAGATCGCCGCCGCCCTGGCCAGATGGATGCCACCGGACGTCGCCCGCGACCCGCTGGTGCTGTTCCGCACCCTGCACCGGAACCCCGAGCTGGCGTCCCGCATGCGCGTGCTCGGCGCCGGGCTGCTCGCCCACGGCCGCCTGCCCGCCCGGGACCGCGAGATCATCATCGACCGGACCTGCGCCCGCGCCGGCTGCGAGTACGAGTGGGGCGTCCACGCCGCGACCTTCGGCGAGGCCGCCGGGCTCAGTCGGGAGCAGCTCCAGGCGACCGTGTCCGGCGACGGCGCCCCCTGGTCGCCGAAGGAGCGCCTGCTGCTGAGCGCGGCCGACGAACTCCACGACTCGGCCCGCATGTCCCCCCGAACCTGGACCGCCCTCGCCGAGCACTACGACGAGCCCCAGCTTCTCGAACTCCTGGTGCTCACCGGCTGGTATCGCACCATCAGCCAACTGATCAACACACTGGAGATCGACAACGAGCCCTGGGCCCCCGCCTTCCCCACCTCGCCCCCCCGATGA
- a CDS encoding pirin family protein, with protein sequence MSNLDVKPKPVECGGRVDAPGGPVHELLPPRRVPLGESTIVRRLLPSLGRRMVGAWCFVDHYGPDDITDEPGMQVPPHPHIGLQTVSWLHGGEVLHRDSLGSLQTVRPKELGLMTSGRAISHSEESPRGHGPVLHGAQLWVALPESDRNTDPAFEHHADLPVVDGPGFSATVILGELDGAASPGTVFTPIVGADIALADGADVRLPLEPDFEYAALTMSGVTEVDGMRVDPGSMLYLGSGRRELPLRADVASGLMLLGGEPFEEKLVMWWNFVARTGEEIARAREDWMGGDRFGTVRGYGGSPIPAPAMPATPLKSRGRTR encoded by the coding sequence GTGAGCAATCTCGACGTCAAGCCGAAGCCGGTCGAGTGCGGGGGGCGGGTGGACGCCCCGGGAGGGCCGGTCCATGAGCTGCTGCCGCCCCGGCGGGTGCCGCTCGGTGAGAGCACCATCGTCCGGCGGCTGCTGCCCAGCCTGGGCCGGCGGATGGTCGGCGCCTGGTGCTTCGTCGACCACTACGGGCCGGACGACATCACCGACGAGCCCGGCATGCAGGTGCCGCCGCACCCGCACATCGGCCTGCAGACGGTGAGCTGGCTGCACGGCGGCGAGGTGCTTCACCGCGACAGCCTGGGCAGCCTGCAGACCGTCCGGCCGAAGGAACTCGGGTTGATGACGTCCGGGCGGGCCATCTCGCACTCGGAGGAGTCGCCGCGCGGGCACGGCCCCGTCCTGCACGGGGCCCAACTCTGGGTGGCGCTGCCCGAGTCCGACAGGAACACGGACCCGGCGTTCGAGCATCACGCCGACCTGCCCGTCGTCGACGGTCCGGGTTTCAGCGCCACCGTGATCCTCGGGGAACTGGACGGGGCCGCGTCACCCGGCACGGTCTTCACGCCCATCGTCGGGGCGGACATCGCCCTGGCGGACGGCGCCGACGTGCGTCTGCCCCTGGAACCGGACTTCGAGTACGCCGCACTCACGATGTCCGGCGTCACGGAGGTCGACGGCATGCGCGTGGACCCCGGTTCGATGCTGTACCTGGGATCCGGCCGCCGCGAACTGCCCCTGAGGGCCGACGTCGCGAGCGGGCTCATGCTGCTGGGCGGTGAGCCGTTCGAGGAGAAGCTCGTCATGTGGTGGAACTTCGTCGCCCGGACGGGAGAAGAGATCGCCCGGGCCCGGGAGGACTGGATGGGAGGCGACCGGTTCGGCACCGTGCGCGGGTATGGCGGCTCCCCCATCCCGGCACCCGCCATGCCGGCGACACCGCTGAAGTCAAGGGGCCGGACTCGCTGA